In Hymenobacter volaticus, the genomic window CAATGCAACGCCCGTTGTGAGCGTGCAGGCCGCGCAGGCCGCGCCCGATACTGTGCGGGTGGAATTGCCGGCTAATACTGTTTCCAACCACGAAACATACCTCTTCGCCCGTACCAATGGGTTTGTGCAGGCCTGGTACGTAGACATAGGCACCCGCGTAAAGCGTGGCCAACTGCTAGCTCGTATTGCCACTCCGGAGCTCGACCAGCAAGTGGTTGAAGCCCGAACCAGCCTCGCCCTAACCCGCACCAGCTACGACCGTCTGCGGAGCGTGGACATGCCCGGCGCCATTTCCAAACAGGAACTCGACGAAGCACAAGCTCGCTACAACGGCCAACAGGCCGCCGTGCAGCAACTCTTAGCCTTGCGCAATTTCCGCGAGGTGCGCGCTCCGTTCAGTGGCATCGTGACCCAGCGCAATGTGGAAGTGGGCGCCTTGGTTTCAACCAGCAACGCTGAGGGCACGCAGTTGTTCAAAGTAGAGCAAACCGATACGCTACGGGCCTTCGTGAATGTGCCGCAGAACTACGCCACGGCTATCAAGGCGGGTCTGGTTGCCGAGTTGATTGTGCCAGAATTCACCAACCGCACTTTCCGGGGGCGCGTATCGAGGGAGGCCGGCGCCCTTAGTTCCGATACCCGCACGTTGCTGACAGTGGTCAAGATTCCGAATCGGCAGCAGTTGTTGCGGCCGGGCGTATTTGGCCAGATTCGGTTTGAACTGCCGCGCACGTCACCTAGCGTTATTATCCCAGCCAATTCGCTGGTGCCGGGCGGCACCGACACCCGCGTGGTGATGATTAAAGACAAGAAAGTGCATTATCAACCCATCGTGGCTGGCCGCGATTTTGGGGCGCAGGTGGAAGTGCTGGAGGGCTTGAAAGGTGGGGAAATGCTCGTTATCAACCCCGCCGAAACCTTGCAGGAAAACGAAACGGTAGAAGCCCGAAAAGCACCTGCCGCCAAGAAGCCCGATACGCCCGCCGGGCCCAAAGCCCCCGAACGCCTCTACGACCCGGACCGCCCGCGTATCTCGTCGCCGGTAGGAGAGGGGGCGAGCAAGTAAGTTGGGGTGCTATGTATTGTTTGCTGCTGACGGATTGCGCATGAGTTTTTTAACTGCTTGGTATTCTCTTGTTCGTTGGACTTGGGTGTTAGGACTAGCTTCGGTAGTCTTCAGTGGGTGCGCCCGCAGACCGCAGTATCAGCCGCCCACGGTAATTGCTCCCGCCGCCTGGCAAAACAACCAAAACCCGAACGGAACTCCGGTGGCCCAACCCGCGGCCCCTGCTAGCCCTGCCCCGCCCCAAGCGGCCCCGGCGGTTTCCGCCTGGTGGGCGCTCTTCAATGATCCGGTACTGAGTGCGCTAGAACAACAGGCCCTCACGGGCAACTTCAACGTGCGTGCCGCTGCCTCCCGTGTGGAAGAAGCTCGCGCCGCTGTGCGCATAGCTGGCTCCTACCTAAAGCCCGACGTGACCGTGACGCCCCAAGTGTACCGCAGCCGCTTGTCGGCGTTGCGGCCAGTACAGTTTCCTAATGCGCAGGTGGTAGGGGTAAGTCAAAAGCAGTTCTACATTCCCATCAATGTCAGCTACGAGGTCGACGTGTGGGGGAGACTTCGGCGCGACATTCAAGCTAGCCAAGCCGAGCAGCAGGCCTCCGAAGCCGATTTGCGCACCGTGCAGCTCACCCTCACCACCGATGCTGCCAGCTACTACTACAGCATCCGCGGCCTCGACGCCGACCTCGGCGTGCTCGATAGTACCCGCGAAGCCCGCGTCCAGAATCTGAAATTGGTGCAAGCCCGCTACAAAGCCGGTGTGGACAACGAAATAGGTGTACGCCGCGCCGAAACCGAGTTGGCCAACGTAGACGCCAGCCGGATAGAAGCGCAGCGCCAGCGAGCCCGCTATGTGGCGGCTCTGGCCACCATATGCGGGCAGCCGGCCAGTAGCTTCGTCCTGGCATCTCGCCCCACTGACCTGACTGTGCCGAGCGTGCCAGCGGGGGTTCCAGCCGCTTTACTTGCTCGCCGCCCCGATTTGCAACAAGCCGAGCGCCTCCTCGCCGCCGCCGATTCCCGCGCCGAATCGGCGCGCTCGGCCCGACTCCCAACAGTGCAACTCAACGGCTATATCGGTCCGCAGAGCGCGCAGCTAGGGGAATTGACTCGACTCAGTGAAAGCTACACCTACTACATCGGGGCGGGTGTGGCCATTCCGATCTTCAACGGTGGCCGACTCAGATCGAACGAGGAATTAGCCAAAGCGCGCACCAATACGGCCTCGGCGCAGTATCAGCAAACGGCTCTTGTGGCTTTTCAGGAAGTTGAAACGGCCTTGGCGGATGTACAGCAAAGTGCTGCGCAACTAGCAGCTCAGCAGCGGGCCTTGCGTGCCGCCCGCCAAGCTGGTTTGCTGACTAGAGAGCGGTACAACCGCGGCCTTACCAATTACTTTGAAGTAGTTGATGCCGACCGCCAAACGTTGGAGGCGGCTCGGCAAGCAGTGCAAACCCAAAGCTTCCAGTTCCAATCAGCCATCCAACTCGTGAAAGCTTTAGGCGGCGGTTGGGAGTAAGAGTAGCAATACGGACTACTATATCCGATCAATTACTTACCACATGCGTCTCATTCCGAGCAACGCCAGGAGTCTACACTTTCCTTATTAGCCAGATTTTTCGTGTTG contains:
- a CDS encoding efflux RND transporter periplasmic adaptor subunit, with the protein product MVILLIALVFGGLFLLGLLPRLKANKAREQASTASANATPVVSVQAAQAAPDTVRVELPANTVSNHETYLFARTNGFVQAWYVDIGTRVKRGQLLARIATPELDQQVVEARTSLALTRTSYDRLRSVDMPGAISKQELDEAQARYNGQQAAVQQLLALRNFREVRAPFSGIVTQRNVEVGALVSTSNAEGTQLFKVEQTDTLRAFVNVPQNYATAIKAGLVAELIVPEFTNRTFRGRVSREAGALSSDTRTLLTVVKIPNRQQLLRPGVFGQIRFELPRTSPSVIIPANSLVPGGTDTRVVMIKDKKVHYQPIVAGRDFGAQVEVLEGLKGGEMLVINPAETLQENETVEARKAPAAKKPDTPAGPKAPERLYDPDRPRISSPVGEGASK
- a CDS encoding efflux transporter outer membrane subunit; the encoded protein is MSFLTAWYSLVRWTWVLGLASVVFSGCARRPQYQPPTVIAPAAWQNNQNPNGTPVAQPAAPASPAPPQAAPAVSAWWALFNDPVLSALEQQALTGNFNVRAAASRVEEARAAVRIAGSYLKPDVTVTPQVYRSRLSALRPVQFPNAQVVGVSQKQFYIPINVSYEVDVWGRLRRDIQASQAEQQASEADLRTVQLTLTTDAASYYYSIRGLDADLGVLDSTREARVQNLKLVQARYKAGVDNEIGVRRAETELANVDASRIEAQRQRARYVAALATICGQPASSFVLASRPTDLTVPSVPAGVPAALLARRPDLQQAERLLAAADSRAESARSARLPTVQLNGYIGPQSAQLGELTRLSESYTYYIGAGVAIPIFNGGRLRSNEELAKARTNTASAQYQQTALVAFQEVETALADVQQSAAQLAAQQRALRAARQAGLLTRERYNRGLTNYFEVVDADRQTLEAARQAVQTQSFQFQSAIQLVKALGGGWE